ACTTCACCTATTTTTTCGCGTACGAGTTCTTCTTTCAAATTTTTTGCTGTGTCCATTAATTTGTCTATATCTTTGCTTGTCAATTCAACAGTTAAAGGATACCCAAAGATTTCCGAGAGAAAGTCTGTCTGGCCAATTTGGATCTCTGCATCTTCTATTTTCAGAGCAGAGATCTCTCGTAATAGATTTTCTTTATTTTTGATGTACTGTGTCCTCTTACCCGTAAACCAGATATTTATAATGGCTTTGTCTTCACTTGCACTGCCTATTATCTGTGAAAATTCGCTGGTGATACCTATATCAGAATAGACGGCTTGGATCTTGTATTTGTTTTTTCTATCGAGAATGAAATCTTCTATTTGCTTTGCAATCTTTGCTGTTTTTTCGTAACCCGCTTGCTCTTTGGCTTTGACCGTTATCGTCAAGGTATTAGTGGCAAAATCTGGAATGAAGCTCCTTGGTCTGTTCAATAGATAGAAAGCTGAAAATACTACAGCAGCTATTGTGGCTATAAAAACCGATAACTTTTTATCCAAGACTTTATCGAGAGTCTTTTTGTAATGTTCCTTAAAATACTCGAAAAATGATATCTTTTTACTTTTTATCCATCTTGAACCCGCCGGAACGAGTACTCCAGCCACAAGAAGAGATGCGCCAAGAGACAATGAGAGCGTTGCGGCAAAATATTTGAACATAGTTGCGGCAAAACTCTCAGTGAAAAGCAACGGAACAAAAACTATGACCGTTGTAGCAGTAGAGGCAAAGATAGCTCCAAAAACTTCTTTGGTACCCCTTGATGCTGCTTCGTCGTATACCAAACCATCTGATCTATGCCTGTATATATTTTCAAAAACGACAATTGCGTTGTCAACCAACATGCCAACGGCCATCGTTAACCCACCGAGTGTTAGAAGATCGATGTTTATCCTGAACAAATACATCAAGACAATAGCAATTATGAGTGATATGGGAATGCTCAGTGAAACAATCATCATGCTTTTTACATCCAATACGAATATCATGACAACTATCGCAGCTCCGATCAATCCGAGTATAAGGTTTTTCAATAGATTGCTGATAGCCTTCTCGGTGTACAGAGATTGATCTACCAATGTGGAATATGATACCTTTAGTTCATCGAGGAGTTTTTTCACTTGTCTGACGCTGTTTACAGTATTTGCCCCAGCTCTCTTTCTAATTGAAATGACACTTGACTTTTCACCATCAACCCTTACCAATCCCCTTACTTGTTCATCCACAACTTGTATATCTGCGATTTGTCCTAATCTCACCGGTACAAGGAGTCTTGGCATCTGTCCGCTCATTGCCATCTGATATGAAAGTCCACGAAAACCGACTATCGCATTCTTCAGATCGTTGATATCTTTAAATCTCCCATCAACTGTGACAGTATAGACACTTCCCTTTTCGTCCTTGAGTTGTCCCATCGGATAGACAAAATTGCCAGCCAGAAAGGTATCGAGCAACGTGAGATCTAACCCAAGATCTCTTGCTTTTTGTTGATCTATCGTTACCTTTACTATCTTCTTCGGTTCTCCTAAATTTTCCACCCCTGATACATCTGGTAGACGTTTGATCTTGTCAATGAATGAATTGGGATCTTCAGTCGTTGCAAAAACAAAAACGGGAAGTATCGATGGATCAAATTCAACGACGGTCGGCTTGACCTGTTCTGGCAGTTCTGTTTGAGCAATATTGAGATATCTTTCAAGCCTTGAAGAAGCAGTGAGTACATCAACACCCCATTCGTACTCCACGAGAATCAAAGAAAGACCTGGTTGGGAGATGGATGTAAAATTCTTCACACCGGGTACCGTCGCAATGACTTTTTCAATTGGTATTGTTACGAGTTGTTCTATTTCTTCAGTTCCCATACCCATGTAGGTTGCAAAAACTGCGGCATATGGATATTCAAGCTGAGGTAATAGTTCCATGTGCAATTTTCTAAGCGCGATGATTCCGATCACTGAAATAGCCAAAAGGAGCATCAATATGGCGATAGGTCTTCTTGCAGATTCTTTGGCGATATTCACTTTTCCACCTCCCGGCTACAGCTATTTCAATTTCCCACCACACAATTCTATGACTATCTCTGCCCAGACCATGTTTAGGTCTATTACGTTGAATCTCTGACTCTTCGCAACTACCGGAAGTTCTGTACAACCCAAAAGAACGCTACCACCAAGAGATGGTTCTACATTTTCATACCAAATTTTCTCGGCTTTGGAAAGCTCTCCTGCTTTTACGGAATAGATTATTTGCATCAGATGATCCTGTATCTTTGAATTTGGGATGTGTAAGATCATTCCGACTTTTTGTGCTGCTTTTTGATAAACACCGCTTTTTATTAGTCCTTTTGTTCCTGTTAACCAAGCTTCACCGATTCCTTTTTTTCTGAGTCTTTCCACGGCGAGTTCTGGTAGACTGAGTACTGGTATGTTGCTTTGCTCTTGCACTTTCTCAAGGAAGGCATGTGCTGTATTACAAATGAAAACAGCAAAATCCGCACCAGCCATTTCAAGCCTTTTTACAGAGTCAACGAGATACGGTGTTGGATCCTCTCCACCATGAAGTAGTGCCGTTGTTCTATCGGGTACCGCCGTGTTGAAATCAACTACCATCCTGATGTGATCTTGGTCTTTTTCTGCCTTTGTGCGTTCAACGACTTTTTGTAGAAAATCTACTGTTGAAAGTGATCCCATACCACCTACAATCCCAGCTACTTTCATTTTCCCACCTCTTTTTATTTATTATTTATAAACCGCTGGTGTACAAAAACTTATCTTGTTTCCTTCGATCTCAAAAACCACCTCTGCATAATAAGCGACATGTCTTGATTGCGGTGGTTCAACATGAATTGAGTATATACCTTTCTCTGGTAGAACTGGTAATCTTATCCAGAGTGAACCCCTAAAATCTGTTTTGTCTGAAACAGCTCTGTTGACGTATACTTCTTTGATCTGAGGACAATCTTTGATGGTTATCTCATCTTTCTGTATTGAGAATTCAAAATTAGGCAATTTATCTGTTATTACAAGTTTAAGAAAAATCGATGCGTTATCAACAACGTATGGAATATTTTTAATACCATGCTTGTTGTTTGGAACATAGAGAATGTAACTCTTTCCAGGTAGATCAAAAAAATAAAGGTTGGCTGAATATATAGTCCAGTATTCGTCGTTTGTGGCGTTGATTATATACTTAGGCATAGTGAGCCTGTCTCTATAGGTATAAGGATCGACCATCCTAAGGAGATCTTGACCTTCTTGCGTGTGTATCATTTCAGGTAGACCTCGTTTTACATAAGGTGAAATGCTCTCACTGTAATTTTCATACATCTTCAGTTGTTGTTCGAATTGTTTTGGAAAATTCAGGTTGTCAAAGACTATAGGCGCTATGGCAAAAACACGGCTGTCAACCACTGCTGTAAGCCAAGTAGTCCAACCTCTTTTTGATGCACCAGTTACAAAAAACCGTTTCACATTAAACAATTGTTCGATCACATCCATTGCTCCCACAGCCGATGTAGTCATTGGAAACAAAAGTGGCAAAGTAGGGTCCTTTGTCTTGGTGTAATGTAAAAATGTATGTGCTATCAGATCGTCTTCTCTCAAATTGTAAATGGGCTGATTTGGTATATCTCCAAGGACTGCAAAAACACAGGAAAACTTTTCTGCAATCCAGAGATAATCTTCGACATCTTTTGATTTTGTGGGATCGAAATCTCCTGTAATGAACAAGACTGCTACATCACTGAATGTAATCTGACTTGGCTGGACGATCAAAAGATCATGAACCCAACGTATATCTTGCCAAGTTTGGCTTTCGAATATAACGTGAGTTATCTTCATTCCAGTATCTGTTATCTTTTCGGAATAGATTTCGTATTTAACATCTTTGTGATTGATCACGTAATTTTCCAACTCTTGAGAAAAAGATATGATCGCAATTGCTACAAGAAAAAACACAAAAGTTTTTTTCATATCAACACCTCCCTCGTATAAATTATCACACAAGGGAGGGGTAGGTTTTACTTTTGCTTGAAAGAAAAAACAACACACACAGCAGGTAAGATGAACTGATCAAAGTCCTCCAATTTTGCCATATATGTCAGAGTAAAAGCATCATTGCCCAAAAGAACGTGTGATTGTAAACATTTATAGAAAGTACCTTTTGAAGAAAATTGAAAGATTCTCCAATAGAATTCTTCCCCTTGAACCAGATTTTTGCCATTCGAGAATTCTTTGTAATCAGAAAGATTGATGAGTGAATTTTTCTCGACTGATTTTGCATATTCTTGAGTGTCCATTTTCTTTGTCAGTTCCTCACGAACTATTTGAATATACCCTGCTTTGTTATCCTGAACGGCTATGAACGAGCCTATCTCACCTTGGATTGGTTTTATAACTTCAAAAGGTTCGATCAAATTCACCGAATACCTGAATTCCTCGTTCAAATATTCCTGTTTGATCGAGGCAGTTTTGACACTACTCATCGACAGCAATGCAGGAACAAGGTATTTGTGAAAATCCTCTTGCGTTGAATAATAAGTCATGACATAACCTCTTTGAAACTTGATAAAAATAATCTGAAAGGCTTCTGATTTTGTACCAGAAATATTGAGTGAGAATCTTCTATAGAAAATCTGTAGATCATCGATTTTGGTTAACCCTGCGGCTGTTTCCTCTGCTCCAACGAGTTGTATCCCTATCAATTTTGAAAAAGTCACCAAGTCCGTTGATTGAGTAAGATTGACGGATAATACTTGCAATACAGAATTACTCGTCAGGACTCTGAATGATCCTATTTCATTTGGATTTGTTGGTTTAACCATGATAAAGGGATCATAGACAGTTAAAGCAAGATCGCCATTTGGAGAAAAATAAAGTGTTTGGCTAAACAAAGAAAGAGAGAAAATAGTTATTAACATTACTAAAAGCCTCATCCAATCACCATCCTTAGATCATTATACACAATACCACAAATAGTGTATAATAATCACTATGAAAATGTCTATAAAAAAGATCGTGCTGATTTTGTTGGTGATTGTGTCTATTTCTGTACAGGCAAAGGTGATAATCTTTCTATATCATCGCTTTGATGATGCTCGATATCCATCGACAAGTACATGGACAGGCGAGCTTGAAAATCACATTCGCATTGTTAAAGAACTCGGTCTTGAGATTTGGACAGTGAAAGACCTTGAGAATTATATCTATGGAAAAAGGAAGATGACAAAAGATGCCGTTGTTTTCACAATAGACGATGGTTATCGTTCGGTCTACGATAGCGCATATGAGATTTTCAAAAAACACAACGTTCCTTTTTGTGTCTTTCTTCAAGTTGGTGCTGTAGGATATCCAGATTATCTAACCTGGGAAATGATCAATGAAATGATCAAGAACGGTGTGGAATTTGCAAACCATTCTTTTAGTCACTCAGATTTTCCTTCACTGTTGTCTAAGATGAATAAGGAACAAATGCTCGAGTATTTCAGATCAGATCTCCAAAAGGCTCAGCGAGTCTTCAAAGAGAAAACAGGTAAAACTACGAATTATTATGCGTACCCTTATGGGCATTATATTCCAGAAATGATCGATGTATTGAAACAAGAAGGTTTTACACTCGGTTTTACCCAAAATCCTGGCCCTTATGATCTGAGCTATGGGATCTTTGAAATACCAAGAGAACCACTGCTTGAAGATTGGGCAAGCGAAAAACACCTGAAGTATATCTTGAACAGGGAACCTCTTGTGACAGAAAGTTTGTCATTCGTGTTACAAAATGGTATACTAACAGTAAAAGCAAAGATAACAGTTCCAAAGGAGGTGAAGTACGCGACCCTGTACGTGTCCGAAAAAGGCATAATTAAAAGTCATCTCAAAGATAGTGAAATCTTTGGTGAGACTGCACTGACAAAAATGTACAACAGAGTCATGATCAGTGCTAATGACGGTAAAAAAGAATATCTAAGATACCATCTAATCTTTAACGCACAGGGTGAGTGAGTCTATAAACAGAGGTGATCAAGTTGAAAAAGATGATAATGATTCTCGCACTCACTGTTCTTTTTGTGACTGTTCCGAAATTCACCTTTGAGTTGGTGAGTTATTTTGAAAACTTCGAGACAGAAGAAGATCAGGTTGTTGAGCTTGGATTTGATAGTTACAAAGATCTTTTGGAGTTTTTCGAAAAGATAGGATATGACCTTGGTAAAAAAGAAGTTCCAGCGGTTATCTTGAAGAACTTACCAAAAGACATGAACCAGATAAAAGACGTCCAGTTGAAAAAAGATTTATTTGTCAAGATAATGTTGCCGATAATATTGAAGGTGAACGAGGAGATCAAACAAGAAAGAGAAAAAATCATGAAATTGACAAATGACAGTCAGGAACTCCAACATTATCTGGCAAAGTATAAAGCAAAGACAAAACAAGAACTCCTTGAGAAAGTCGATGTGATACCAGTAGAGATCGCTTTAGCTCAAGCGGCAATAGAATCGGCATGGGGAACTTCAAGGTTTGCGATCGAAGCGAATAATATTTTCGGAGAATGGACCTTCAGTCCAGGAAATGGAGTTGTACCAAGAGAACGCCCCGATGATGAAGTATACGAAGTCAGAAGGTTTCGAGATTTATTGAGTTCGATGAGAAGTTATGCTTACAATCTGAATGTATCACCGTTTTACAAAGAGTTCAGAGCCATCAGAGCCGGTAAGATCAAAAAACCTATCGAGGAAGGTTTGTTGTACTATTCTCAAAGGCGTGAAAAATATATTCAAGAAATTAAAATTATCATGACCAACAATAAATTCACAGAACTCAAAGAACACAAGGCTTATCCAATCCAGATTGCTTTGATATCAGGAATGAGTTTGATAAAATAACGTAACTCAAGTGGAACAAACTGTTGATCTTTGAAAATTATAGTATAGTATAATGTTCTTGAAAATTGAAAAGGAGGGATTTTTATAAGGAAAGGTTTCACATTGATCGAATTGTTGATCGTCTTGGCAGTTATGGCCGCCTTGATGGCTATTGCAACTCCTATCGCACTTAATGCAGTTGCTCGAGCAAATGTAATGAGAGTAGCAAGTAATATGAGAAACATCAAAAGCGCCATTGAAAGTTACGTAAGTATTGAAAGGCCATCCGATACATCAGGGCTCGATCTCGATATAGACGACTTAGTAGATTCAGGTTATCTGTCCGCAAACCCAGGTAACGAATACGAGATGAAGGTAGATAACGCCAATTGGGCTACAAAAGGTGAAGTCATTGTGACGATTTCTTACACAGGAAATGATGTTGATACGACTAAACTCCAAGAAGCTTATCCAGATGTCAAAATCGTTAATAATACACCCACAATTACCCTTACTCTTAGAAAATGGTGGTAAGATCTGTTGAAAGACAATACCCAGCAGGGATTGCCTGCTGGGTTTATTTTTCTATGGAGTAAAAATCACTCTCGAGTCTTTCTAAGGATTTTGTCATTTCCTGGTTCATCATTTCCACTTTTTTCTTCAGTGTTTTGGTGATTTTTTCAATCTTTTTAATCATCTCAAGTGCTGGTTTTTTCCCTGGTCCTCCGGCTATTTTTCTGACCTTGACGAAATGTTCTGGTGATAATATTTTCTCAACCTGTTTTTGGTTTAAGGTGAGTTTCATGCCACATATTTTTTCAAAACTTTGATTCAAGGCATCGTATCTCATATTAGATCTCACATACTCAGAGACAACTGTATGCGCTTGACGAAAGCTGATATTGAATCTCCTAACAAGTTCATCTGCCAACTCCGTTGTTGTTGCACCCGTTTTCAAGGAGAGTTCTTTCACCCTTGTTTGATCAACATCAACCTTTTGCACAGTCTCCTTGACCAAAGTTAGTGCTTCTTTTGCTGTTTTCATTCCTTCCAAGAATTTGAACAACACAAAATCCCCATTTTCATTGATATCTTGATATGGTGTATTAACAAAAGTTTTTTCAGTCATGTCAAAGATTCCATGTGCTATGTTCGCTCTTATCCTGATGTGTTCAAGTATCACGGGATTTCTTTTCTGTGGCATTATGCTACTTATTTGAACAACTTCATCTGGAAACTGAAAGATCCCAACTTCACAAGAAGATTTGTGGATAAATTCCTGGGTGAATCTTGTTAAATCGTTCATCAATATTCTCAGACAACTCGAAGGAAATGTGATCCAATGTGAAGTCGCAATGGCTCTGTAGGAGTTTTCCACAGGTTCTGAAAAACCTAAATATTCGCTTACCATATCTCTGTCTATGGGAAAACCCGTTGTAGTTATTGCACCTGAACCCATAGGACAGATGTTCACAATTTGTATTGATCTAATTAGATTCTCTAAAACATCAAGAAAATCGAATGCATAGGCAAGTAAATAATGTGTAAAACTCGATACCTGAGCCGGTTGACCATGGGTATAGAGCAAGATGAGAGTTTCAAGATTGTCTTTTGCTTTTTGAACAATTACATTTATCACATCGATCAATTGGTGTGCGAACTCCATCAATTCATCACGAATGCACATTCTAAAGATAGTCGTATCTATGTCATTTCTACTCCTTGCCGTATGAAGAAATCCTGCTTTTTCAATACCGACCACTTCCGATAACTTTTTTTCTATCAAAAACACCAGATCTTCTGTTTGTTCTGGGAGCTTTTCTTCTATCTTTTCAACTTCGATTTTTTTCAAAGTCTTTGCTATCTCAACACATATCTGTTGTGGTACTATCTTTGTTTTCTTTAACATCAACAAATGAGCCTTGTTCAATCGCATGTAGTATCTTACGAGTTTTTTCCAATTTTCAAAAGAACTGTCCAACACTATTTCTTTGTAGATCTCTGAAAATCTCATTTGATCAACCCCAATATTTCAGCGATGTTTTTATACAGGACACGATCGATTTCATCATCACTGTAACCAACATCAACCATAGCTCTCACTTGCTCATCCAAATATGCCTTACAAAAACCACGTGGAAACCAGCTCGAGTCAGTGCCAAAGATTATTCTCTCTGGACCAATCGTCTCTCTGTATTTTCTAAACAATGTTTCAAGATTGAGTTCATAAGGCATCCATCTCATCCACTGATTTGAACCACTCGTGTCGATGTAGACATTCGAACATGCCCAGCAAAGATTCAACGTCTCAAAGACATATCCACAACCAAAATGCGGCACGATGAACTTTATTTTCTTGAACTGTTTTGCAACATCGTGAATGATCAGAGGGTTTATATTCACATGATAAGCAATACCACCAGCGGCACCCATGATGCCAAAGTGTATCAACACCGGTATTTCATACGAATTTGCGACCTCCCAAATTGGATAAAGTGATTTGTCATTCAGTGGTATGTTTACCGCAGGTCCTAAGATTTTGTATCCCTTAAGACCGTTTTTGAGACATTCCTCAAGTTCTTGTGCAGCACCTTCTTTAGATGGATCGTGATGGGCATATCCTATGAATTTGTTTGGATGTTTAGAAATAAGCTTTAACATATTCTCGTTGCCATTCGCAGTTACAAAGACCACTTTGTCAATAGAGTAATCTAAAGTTTCTTTGTACCAGAGCCGAGAGAGTTCATCAAAATCGTCTATTTTTACTGGCTCTGGAAAGTTCCATGCCTTGAGCCATCTTTCTTTCTCTTTTTTTATCCATGGGTCTGCCACTGATTTTATAAGAGAACCAATTGGAAAATGAACATGAGAATCTATCAATCTCATTTTGATCATCCTTTCAATCCAGAGAGCATTATTCCCCTGATGATCTGTTTTTGAAATATCAGAAAAACAATTATCAATGGAATAGTTGAGATGGTCGCTCCAGTCATAATGAGTTCCCAGTGCATCAAGTTCTCACTCGAGAAATAAGCCAAACCTACGGGTAATGTGTACATCTTTGGTTTGGAAGAAACTATGAGTGGCCACAAAAATGCATTCCAATTTCCTATGAAATTCAAGATTGCCAATGATGCCAATGCAGGTTTGACAAGTGGTAGAGCTATCTTATAGAAAATTCCGAACTCAGAAACACCATCGATTCTCGCTGCATCTAAAAGGTCATCTGGTATCGTTTCCATGAACTGTCTCATCAAAAAGATTCCAAAGGCAGTTATCATGCCTGGAAACATGATACCCCAATATGTATCGATCCAACCCAACTTCGATGACATTATGTACCAAGGTATTATGAGCATTTCTGTTGGAATCATCAAAGTGCTTAGAATGAAGATAAAGATGATATTTCTCCCTGGAAAGCGATATTTGGCTATCGTGTAACCCACAAGAGAATCAAAAAACAAAACAGAAAAAGTGGTTGATAAAGCTACAAGTAGGCTATTTAAAAACCAATTCGGAAAGAGCGAAGAACCCATTATCTGTTTATAGTTATCCAATGTCGGATTTTTCGGAAACAAATATGGCCTGTATATTTCTCTGAAGGGTTTTAAAGACGATAAAACCATCCAGACAAAAGGAAAAATCATGACAACTATCAATGCCGTTAGAACAACGTAACTGACCACCTTGATAACCTTTTCTGATTTGGTCATCTTACCACCTCAGTATTGGATCTTTCTGTTTAAAACCTTTAGCTGTACCACAGTTATTCCAAGTATTATGAGAAAAAGTACAACAGTTGCGGCAGTGGCCATTCCCATATCAAATGATTTAAATGCCTTTTGATATATATAGAGAACCAACGGTTTGGTTGAATTTAAAGGACCTCCCGAACCTTGATCACTCATGTTGTATACTTGTGTGAATATCCTCAAAAACATTATTGTTTCCATCACCGACAAGAAGACAATTACCGGGTTTAGCAATGGAAGAGTTATTTTGAATAACAATTGCCTTCGGTTTGCACCATCAACCTTCGCGGCTTCCAGATATTCCTTGGGTATACTCTGAAGACCAGCAAGAAAAATGATCACACAATAACCAACTTCAATCCAAACAGTTGTTGTAACTATAGAAGGCAGAGCTTCAGTTGTACTCATCAAAAAATTTCTGACGGGTAGACCAAAGAAATTCAAAAAGTTGTTTATTATACCCGTCGGTGGTTTTTGATACATCCATCTCCAGACCCAACTTGTCGCAACAAGAGGTGTGATGTATGGCATGACATAGATCAATCTATAAAACCCCTGAAGCTTCGTGATATTGTTAAGTAAAAGTGCAAGTATTAACGAGAGAATTATCACACTCGGTACACCATACAGTACATATTTCAACGTGTTCAACAAAGAGATTCTAAAAACAGAGTCTTTAAAGATGTTCACATAATTCGACAGACCGACAAAGTGTTTAACCGGCGATATTATGTTCCAGTCAGTGAAACTGATGTAAAACGCAGATATCATGGGATAAAAACGTATAAATGCGAAAAAAGTAAGAGGCACTAAAAGAAACAAATACGCAGTTAAGATCTTCTTGTGTCTGAGCTTCATGTTTTCACCTCAAAGGGGCGCGACCAAAGTCGCGCCCATATTTCATCTACCAACTGATTTCCAGAACTTATCCAACACAGCTTGTTCAGTCTGAGCAGACTCCTTGAAAGCTTGTTCGGGAGAGATACCCTTTAGCCAAACTTTGTCTACAGCATCCATCATGACTTGTCTTTGTGCCGTTTCATCGACAAACATGGTTGCGTGTGCATACTCAAGGCCCTTCAAAAATGGTCCATAAATTGGATCGTTGTAGTATTTTTGTGCCACGGTTGGATTTGCTGGGAGCTCTCCAACCCTGTCAAGCCATATTTCCATCACTTTGTCGCTCGACAGGAATTTTATAAACTTTATGGCTGCATCTAATTTCTCTCCTGTTGCATTCTTGGTTATACCGTTCGCCCAGAAGGATGCAAAATTCGACTTGATGCCATTGTATTCAGGTAATTCAGCAACACCGAAATTGATACCAGCTTTTTTCAAAGATGCAATTCTGAATGACCCATCGATGTTCATCGCAGCTGCCTGAGATGTAAAAGCAGTGATGTCATCGTTCATAAAGCCAGGATAGCCAACTTTGTGAACGGTTATGAGATCTGTGTAGAATTTCAGCGCCGCAGGAACATTTTGATAGGTTACTTTTGTATAGTCATCGTTGTATGGTGCACCACCAAATTGCCTGGTCAGGACTTCCCTTATCCAGTGATGCCCTTGTCCAGATGGCTGTGTTGCCAATCCTGCTTGAACTATATTGCCTTGCTTGTCGTATTTTGTGAGTTTCTTTGCCATTTCAACAAGTTCCTGCAATGTCCTTGGAGGCTTTTCTGGGTCCAAACCAGCTTCTTTGAAAAGGTCTTTGTTCCAAAATAATGCCAAACTTCTCACAGCTATTGGCAGAGCATAACGTTCTCCCATGAATTCAACGCCTTTTGGAACAAAAGAAAAGAAATTCTTTGCGAAATACTCATCGGAAAATTCACTCTTTGGGAGAGGTTGTAGATAACCCGATGTGACATATTTTGGTATCCATCCATAATAGAGGTTCACCACATCGGGACCTGTTCCCGCAGGAACAGAAGCTGCAACCTTTTCGTTGAAGGTCTCGTAAGGGAAAGTCACGTGTTCAACTTCGATATCTGGGTAGAGTTTTTGAAATTCTTTGATCAGTTCATCGATTGCCTTAACTTTTGTCTCAAAATAATACTGCCAATAAACGATCTTCACTTTTGCGAAAACTGAAACAGAAACAATTAGCAAAACCGCCAAAAAAACCAGCAAATACCTCTTCACGATAACACCTCCTCATATGATGAAAGTACTTTTTTGTACCATGTATATAGCACCCAAACAAACTCCTAAATCCGCAAGAGAGGCTTTTGTAAAGAAAAGACCTTCGAGGATTTCTCTGGGCGTGACATTTTCGAGCACCGGTAAGATTCTCTTGATGATTCTTTCATATTGATTGTACCCTATCCCACCCCCAATCACGACAATGTCTGGGTTGAGAAGACAGACTGCATTCGAAATTGCCAAAGCAAGGTGTTCACAAGCTTCATCAAGGATCTTACTGAAGTTGAGATCTGAATCACTCAGCTCGAAAAAATCCTTCACGGTTATCTTAGAAAAATTTTTCTCCAAGATTTTTTCAAATGAATATCCCGAGAACCACCTTTCTAATCTGCCAAAAGGTAAATCATGGCTATCTTCTTTGGACCAATCGGTTATCATGTAACCAATTTCTCCTGCCATTCCGTTGCTGCCCTCGTAAAGGTTGCCATCGATGATCATCCCAGCACCAGTTCCCGTTCCAAGTGAAATCATCAGAACATTTTTATGTCCTTTTGCTGCTCCCTTCCACATCTCACCGAGCGCATTCAGAGTTACATCGTTTCCAACGAAAATTGGCATTCTGATCATTTTCTGAAGGTCTTCTTTTAATGGTAAATTTCTCAATTCGAAGGCAGGCATATAATTCACAAAACCATTCCTTGAATCCACAGTACCAGGGACACCTATACCTATTCCCAAGATTTTGTCGA
The DNA window shown above is from Thermotoga profunda AZM34c06 and carries:
- a CDS encoding extracellular solute-binding protein, with product MKRYLLVFLAVLLIVSVSVFAKVKIVYWQYYFETKVKAIDELIKEFQKLYPDIEVEHVTFPYETFNEKVAASVPAGTGPDVVNLYYGWIPKYVTSGYLQPLPKSEFSDEYFAKNFFSFVPKGVEFMGERYALPIAVRSLALFWNKDLFKEAGLDPEKPPRTLQELVEMAKKLTKYDKQGNIVQAGLATQPSGQGHHWIREVLTRQFGGAPYNDDYTKVTYQNVPAALKFYTDLITVHKVGYPGFMNDDITAFTSQAAAMNIDGSFRIASLKKAGINFGVAELPEYNGIKSNFASFWANGITKNATGEKLDAAIKFIKFLSSDKVMEIWLDRVGELPANPTVAQKYYNDPIYGPFLKGLEYAHATMFVDETAQRQVMMDAVDKVWLKGISPEQAFKESAQTEQAVLDKFWKSVGR
- a CDS encoding carbohydrate ABC transporter permease gives rise to the protein MKLRHKKILTAYLFLLVPLTFFAFIRFYPMISAFYISFTDWNIISPVKHFVGLSNYVNIFKDSVFRISLLNTLKYVLYGVPSVIILSLILALLLNNITKLQGFYRLIYVMPYITPLVATSWVWRWMYQKPPTGIINNFLNFFGLPVRNFLMSTTEALPSIVTTTVWIEVGYCVIIFLAGLQSIPKEYLEAAKVDGANRRQLLFKITLPLLNPVIVFLSVMETIMFLRIFTQVYNMSDQGSGGPLNSTKPLVLYIYQKAFKSFDMGMATAATVVLFLIILGITVVQLKVLNRKIQY
- a CDS encoding type II secretion system protein, with translation MRKGFTLIELLIVLAVMAALMAIATPIALNAVARANVMRVASNMRNIKSAIESYVSIERPSDTSGLDLDIDDLVDSGYLSANPGNEYEMKVDNANWATKGEVIVTISYTGNDVDTTKLQEAYPDVKIVNNTPTITLTLRKWW
- a CDS encoding amidohydrolase family protein, with translation MIKMRLIDSHVHFPIGSLIKSVADPWIKKEKERWLKAWNFPEPVKIDDFDELSRLWYKETLDYSIDKVVFVTANGNENMLKLISKHPNKFIGYAHHDPSKEGAAQELEECLKNGLKGYKILGPAVNIPLNDKSLYPIWEVANSYEIPVLIHFGIMGAAGGIAYHVNINPLIIHDVAKQFKKIKFIVPHFGCGYVFETLNLCWACSNVYIDTSGSNQWMRWMPYELNLETLFRKYRETIGPERIIFGTDSSWFPRGFCKAYLDEQVRAMVDVGYSDDEIDRVLYKNIAEILGLIK
- a CDS encoding carbohydrate ABC transporter permease; its protein translation is MTKSEKVIKVVSYVVLTALIVVMIFPFVWMVLSSLKPFREIYRPYLFPKNPTLDNYKQIMGSSLFPNWFLNSLLVALSTTFSVLFFDSLVGYTIAKYRFPGRNIIFIFILSTLMIPTEMLIIPWYIMSSKLGWIDTYWGIMFPGMITAFGIFLMRQFMETIPDDLLDAARIDGVSEFGIFYKIALPLVKPALASLAILNFIGNWNAFLWPLIVSSKPKMYTLPVGLAYFSSENLMHWELIMTGATISTIPLIIVFLIFQKQIIRGIMLSGLKG
- the argH gene encoding argininosuccinate lyase, with product MRFSEIYKEIVLDSSFENWKKLVRYYMRLNKAHLLMLKKTKIVPQQICVEIAKTLKKIEVEKIEEKLPEQTEDLVFLIEKKLSEVVGIEKAGFLHTARSRNDIDTTIFRMCIRDELMEFAHQLIDVINVIVQKAKDNLETLILLYTHGQPAQVSSFTHYLLAYAFDFLDVLENLIRSIQIVNICPMGSGAITTTGFPIDRDMVSEYLGFSEPVENSYRAIATSHWITFPSSCLRILMNDLTRFTQEFIHKSSCEVGIFQFPDEVVQISSIMPQKRNPVILEHIRIRANIAHGIFDMTEKTFVNTPYQDINENGDFVLFKFLEGMKTAKEALTLVKETVQKVDVDQTRVKELSLKTGATTTELADELVRRFNISFRQAHTVVSEYVRSNMRYDALNQSFEKICGMKLTLNQKQVEKILSPEHFVKVRKIAGGPGKKPALEMIKKIEKITKTLKKKVEMMNQEMTKSLERLESDFYSIEK